In Bdellovibrio sp. ArHS, a genomic segment contains:
- a CDS encoding SRPBCC family protein gives MRTAMYFLVALLLVLLIAPVLLPAQYQLTRSIEINAPLSVVHAKLTDLNEFAKWNPFREDDPSSKVEVSGTGLGSTMVWAGEKTGQGKLTIVNIVPEKSVEIEMIFLKPVQGEARALWTVAATGESVTTLTWSYEQRLSYFKRYFGLIMDFMMSPTFDKGLKNFKALVEAGK, from the coding sequence ATGAGAACGGCAATGTACTTCCTTGTGGCCCTGTTATTAGTTCTGCTTATTGCTCCTGTTCTTTTGCCAGCTCAGTATCAACTGACCAGAAGTATCGAAATCAATGCGCCACTGAGTGTGGTTCACGCAAAGCTGACGGATCTGAACGAGTTTGCGAAGTGGAATCCTTTTCGAGAAGACGACCCCAGTTCTAAAGTCGAAGTTTCGGGAACGGGCTTGGGGTCTACGATGGTTTGGGCCGGAGAAAAGACGGGCCAAGGAAAATTGACGATTGTGAATATCGTTCCGGAAAAGTCAGTCGAAATAGAAATGATTTTTCTTAAGCCAGTCCAAGGAGAAGCAAGGGCCCTGTGGACGGTTGCCGCAACAGGCGAATCCGTAACGACCCTGACGTGGTCTTATGAGCAGCGTCTTTCCTATTTTAAAAGATATTTTGGCTTAATAATGGATTTTATGATGAGTCCGACCTTCGATAAGGGCTTAAAGAACTTTAAAGCTTTGGTCGAAGCAGGCAAATAG
- a CDS encoding HAD family phosphatase, producing MLKNFFPDREHKALLFDFDGTVADTMGAHLKAWNIGLASYNLTLSREQHQAWAGRPTRKIVEMLNELHNVQIQAETFLKEKEVHYFSAINEIKEISSVMEVIRHYHGSLPMAVVTGSRRTPVETTLKHLGITQYFDLLICAEDYHNGKPAPDCFLLGADKLGMAPQECLVFEDAHLGIEAAKNARMDCLKVDEYQKLIRVKY from the coding sequence ATGTTAAAAAATTTCTTTCCTGACCGTGAACATAAAGCTCTTCTTTTCGATTTCGATGGCACCGTGGCCGACACAATGGGTGCGCACTTAAAGGCGTGGAATATTGGCCTTGCCTCTTACAACCTCACTTTAAGCAGAGAACAACATCAAGCCTGGGCAGGTCGACCCACAAGAAAAATTGTCGAGATGCTAAATGAACTGCACAATGTGCAAATCCAGGCCGAGACCTTCCTAAAAGAAAAGGAAGTTCACTACTTTTCAGCCATTAATGAAATCAAAGAAATTTCTTCTGTAATGGAAGTGATTCGTCACTATCATGGGTCTTTGCCCATGGCCGTGGTCACGGGCAGCCGACGGACTCCAGTGGAAACCACGCTAAAACATCTTGGCATCACACAGTATTTTGATCTGTTGATCTGCGCCGAGGACTATCACAATGGAAAACCAGCTCCTGATTGTTTTTTGCTAGGGGCTGACAAGTTGGGGATGGCACCGCAGGAATGCCTGGTTTTCGAAGATGCTCACCTGGGGATCGAGGCTGCAAAGAATGCTCGGATGGATTGCCTCAAGGTGGATGAGTACCAAAAACTTATCCGCGTTAAATATTAA
- a CDS encoding FBP domain-containing protein: MLSQLNNFQKENVFSVASEKELIEAFRRRDQKKLILPEKLKFPLNISSYFTWREPSGVYTYLVFKMPNWDMPRGVAFKRTSLSGEPVGGLCNWCHAYGTSEDIGLLTVNMSSDVSSSYYVCQDLRCIEKIEEASNLSGKSPEKNISELYHRMAKLFENISSYKPD; the protein is encoded by the coding sequence GTGTTGTCTCAGTTAAATAATTTCCAAAAAGAAAATGTCTTTTCGGTTGCGTCCGAAAAAGAACTGATCGAGGCCTTTCGCCGCAGAGACCAGAAGAAGCTGATCTTGCCGGAAAAATTGAAGTTCCCATTGAACATCAGCTCTTATTTTACCTGGAGAGAGCCTTCAGGGGTTTATACTTATCTGGTCTTCAAAATGCCGAACTGGGATATGCCTCGCGGAGTCGCCTTTAAAAGAACTTCACTTAGCGGCGAACCCGTCGGTGGTTTGTGCAACTGGTGTCATGCCTATGGAACATCTGAAGACATTGGTCTGCTGACTGTGAACATGAGCTCGGATGTCAGCAGTTCTTACTATGTTTGTCAGGATCTTCGTTGTATCGAAAAAATCGAGGAAGCTTCAAACTTGTCCGGGAAAAGCCCGGAAAAGAATATTTCAGAGCTTTATCATCGAATGGCAAAACTTTTTGAGAACATCAGTAGCTATAAGCCAGATTAA
- a CDS encoding MBL fold metallo-hydrolase — MSLKISRILHAGYIFELGETRIVFDPIFENPFSRNCYAFPPIEFDQESLREQKFSAVFISHYHDDHCSMESLHLLDRNTPIYMYCLHDEMFDLIRQLGFANVQSLAINQSVIVGDLEIIPRKALDEDVDSLFQIKGGGVNVLNVVDSWIDYTTLDLLKNEAPWDMILWPFQTMRELDVIAPSRAPVVSLSLPPEWLEQIGALKPKYIVPSSCQFIQEPWSWYNYAFFPITYKQFSQEILELLPQAQVIRLNPGISIELDKGGVKPAASLSWIRPLGDQNVDYDFQSSVIPPPTSDIARNFPGLSPSQKSKVMDFCHQGLIEKFASLEPSL, encoded by the coding sequence GTGTCTTTAAAAATATCCAGAATTTTACATGCGGGTTACATTTTTGAATTGGGCGAGACGCGAATTGTCTTCGACCCGATTTTTGAGAATCCTTTCAGTCGCAACTGTTATGCCTTTCCGCCCATTGAGTTTGACCAGGAAAGTCTTCGGGAGCAAAAATTTTCCGCCGTGTTCATCTCCCATTACCACGACGATCATTGTTCGATGGAAAGCCTTCATCTTTTAGATCGAAACACACCCATTTACATGTATTGCCTGCACGACGAAATGTTCGACTTAATTAGGCAGTTGGGCTTCGCCAACGTACAGTCCTTGGCAATAAATCAAAGCGTGATCGTCGGCGACTTAGAGATCATCCCAAGAAAAGCTTTAGATGAAGACGTCGATTCTTTGTTTCAGATTAAAGGCGGCGGAGTGAATGTGCTGAATGTCGTCGACTCTTGGATCGACTACACCACACTGGATCTTCTGAAAAATGAAGCCCCCTGGGATATGATCTTATGGCCATTTCAAACCATGCGCGAACTTGATGTTATCGCACCTTCGCGGGCGCCAGTCGTTTCCTTGAGCCTCCCCCCGGAATGGCTTGAGCAAATCGGCGCTTTAAAGCCGAAGTACATCGTTCCCAGCTCCTGCCAGTTTATTCAGGAGCCTTGGTCATGGTATAACTACGCCTTTTTTCCAATAACGTATAAGCAGTTTTCACAAGAAATTCTTGAGTTGTTACCCCAGGCGCAGGTGATTCGTTTGAATCCCGGCATTTCGATTGAATTGGACAAGGGAGGTGTCAAGCCAGCCGCCTCATTGTCTTGGATTCGACCTTTGGGGGATCAGAATGTAGATTATGATTTTCAAAGCTCAGTGATTCCGCCCCCCACGTCAGACATTGCTCGAAATTTCCCGGGACTTTCGCCATCCCAGAAATCCAAAGTCATGGACTTCTGCCATCAGGGGCTTATAGAAAAATTTGCGTCGCTAGAACCTTCTTTG